One window of Fusobacterium polymorphum genomic DNA carries:
- a CDS encoding CRISPR-associated helicase/endonuclease Cas3, protein MLDEELLKKYKAKPDKSIFEHNQDLKKQKDVLINLGYLNNKEKIELLSYAIDYHDSGKINFKFQKRIEENIKRLNGEKYNPKYLKFDKENEIEHNILSAFLINSQDFNSEDEYLSVLYSVVFHHRYSDAISTINNQIFPNIEEILEDNLPKGVVTYEGDIPLELNFQDLNTVENIKLLGLLIKCDHSASGGYEIEYPNDFLEDALNNLLNEFKEKDKSADWNNMQKFCKENSDKNIIAIADTGMGKTEGGFLWGGNNKIFFVLPLRTAINAMYKRFDEVIIKGENKEERVGLLHSNSLEYYLNNKKELVIDDKDEKEMDILEYNKRGKHLSLPITICTPDQIFNFILKYKGYESKLATLSYSKIILDEMQMYDASLLAAVIFGITKIIEMGGKIAIVTATFPPIIEYFLNKYLMKDNKNVIKDLDKPEEIVEEPIFIKKKFTNNEKIRHNIVLIDDEIGMEHILWQFKKNKKENKKSNKILVICNTIKKAQEIYLKLKEEDDLKDKINMLHSNFIREDREEKEKNILDFGKTEFDGEGIWISTSLVEASLDIDFDYLFTELQDLNSLFQRFGRCNRKGKKSVDEANCFIYLKIEDKYLKEKGSKYGFIDKDIYENSKKGLENYCKVISKDEIENSQDYSELLKNYSKKITEGDKIKLIEENLSFENLKESNFVDEFEKTYEKYQRILNSDENSQDDLKLRDIQSVTVIPYNIYEENKENIKELIKKIEDKNLSLEERQKAKTELLKKTLSIQYYQLSKYISEILKGKADANKYKSESINKFEKITVMEADYDKELGFRAKDFKDGIPTYEFI, encoded by the coding sequence ATGTTAGATGAGGAACTTCTTAAAAAATATAAAGCAAAACCCGATAAAAGTATTTTTGAGCATAACCAAGATTTAAAAAAACAGAAAGATGTTTTAATAAATTTAGGATATCTTAATAATAAAGAAAAAATAGAACTTTTATCATATGCAATAGATTACCACGATAGTGGGAAAATTAATTTCAAATTTCAAAAAAGGATAGAAGAAAATATAAAAAGACTTAATGGAGAAAAATATAATCCTAAATATTTAAAATTTGATAAAGAAAATGAAATAGAACATAATATTCTTTCAGCTTTTTTAATAAATTCACAAGATTTTAATTCAGAAGATGAATATTTATCAGTACTTTATTCAGTTGTATTTCATCATAGATATTCAGATGCAATTAGTACAATAAATAACCAAATTTTTCCTAATATAGAGGAGATTTTAGAAGATAACTTACCAAAGGGAGTAGTAACTTATGAAGGGGATATACCGTTAGAATTGAATTTCCAAGATTTAAATACAGTAGAAAATATAAAATTATTGGGTTTACTTATAAAATGTGACCATTCAGCTAGTGGAGGATATGAAATTGAATATCCTAATGATTTTTTAGAAGATGCTTTAAATAATCTGCTGAATGAATTTAAAGAAAAAGATAAATCAGCTGATTGGAATAATATGCAAAAATTCTGTAAAGAAAATAGTGATAAAAATATAATTGCAATAGCAGATACAGGAATGGGTAAAACTGAGGGAGGTTTTCTTTGGGGAGGAAATAATAAGATATTTTTTGTTCTTCCCCTTAGAACTGCTATTAATGCGATGTATAAAAGATTTGATGAAGTTATAATAAAAGGAGAAAATAAAGAAGAAAGAGTAGGTTTATTGCATTCAAATTCTCTTGAATATTATTTGAATAATAAAAAAGAACTAGTAATTGATGATAAAGATGAGAAAGAAATGGATATCTTAGAATACAATAAAAGAGGAAAACATTTATCTTTACCTATAACTATCTGTACACCAGATCAGATATTTAACTTTATTCTAAAATATAAAGGTTATGAAAGTAAATTAGCTACTCTTTCTTACTCAAAAATAATTTTAGATGAAATGCAGATGTATGATGCAAGTTTGCTTGCAGCTGTAATTTTTGGAATTACTAAAATTATAGAAATGGGAGGTAAAATTGCTATTGTAACTGCTACTTTTCCTCCAATAATTGAATATTTTTTGAATAAATATTTGATGAAAGATAATAAAAATGTAATAAAAGACTTAGATAAACCAGAAGAAATTGTTGAAGAACCAATATTTATAAAAAAGAAATTTACTAATAATGAAAAAATAAGACACAATATAGTTCTTATTGATGATGAAATTGGAATGGAGCATATTTTATGGCAATTTAAAAAAAATAAAAAAGAGAATAAAAAGTCTAATAAAATTTTAGTTATCTGTAACACTATAAAAAAAGCACAAGAAATCTATTTAAAATTAAAAGAAGAAGATGATTTGAAAGATAAAATTAATATGTTACATTCAAACTTTATTCGTGAGGATAGAGAAGAAAAAGAAAAAAATATTTTAGATTTTGGAAAAACTGAATTTGATGGTGAAGGAATTTGGATATCAACTTCACTTGTTGAAGCCTCACTAGATATTGATTTTGACTATTTATTTACAGAGTTACAAGATTTAAATTCATTATTCCAAAGGTTCGGAAGATGTAATCGTAAAGGCAAAAAATCAGTAGATGAAGCTAATTGTTTTATATATTTAAAAATTGAAGACAAATATTTAAAAGAAAAGGGGTCTAAATATGGTTTCATAGATAAGGATATTTACGAAAATTCAAAAAAAGGCTTAGAAAATTATTGTAAAGTAATATCAAAAGATGAAATAGAAAATTCTCAAGATTATAGCGAATTACTTAAAAATTATTCAAAAAAAATTACAGAAGGAGATAAAATTAAATTAATAGAAGAAAATTTAAGTTTTGAAAATTTAAAAGAAAGTAATTTTGTTGATGAATTTGAAAAAACTTATGAAAAATACCAAAGAATTTTAAATAGTGATGAAAATTCACAAGATGATTTAAAACTTAGGGATATCCAAAGTGTTACTGTAATTCCATACAATATTTATGAGGAAAATAAAGAAAATATAAAGGAACTTATAAAAAAGATAGAGGATAAAAATTTAAGTTTAGAAGAAAGACAAAAGGCTAAAACTGAGCTTTTAAAGAAAACTCTTTCAATTCAATATTATCAATTAAGTAAATATATAAGTGAAATTTTAAAAGGTAAAGCTGATGCAAATAAATATAAATCAGAAAGTATTAATAAATTTGAAAAAATAACTGTTATGGAAGCAGATTATGATAAGGAATTAGGTTTCCGTGCAAAAGATTTTAAAGATGGTATTCCAACTTATGAATTTATTTAA
- a CDS encoding NAD-dependent protein deacylase: protein MDIKREEKILELVNILKSTKYLVFFGGAGTSTDSGVKDFRGKNGLYKTLYKDKYRPEEVLSSDFFYSHRNIFMEYVEKELNINGLKPNKGHMALVELEKMGILKAVITQNIDDLHQVSGNKNVLELHGSLKRWYCLGCGRTADRNFSCECGGIVRPDVTLYGENLNQAIVNEAIHQLEQADTLIVAGTSLTVYPAAYYLRYFRGKNLVIINDMDTQYDGKALLVIKDNFSYVMDKAVEGLKNSNMEKH, encoded by the coding sequence ATGGATATAAAAAGAGAAGAAAAAATTTTAGAGTTAGTTAATATATTAAAAAGTACAAAGTATTTAGTTTTCTTTGGAGGAGCAGGAACTTCAACAGATAGTGGAGTAAAGGATTTTAGAGGAAAAAATGGACTATATAAAACATTATATAAAGATAAATATAGACCAGAAGAAGTATTAAGTTCAGATTTCTTTTATTCTCACAGAAATATTTTTATGGAGTATGTGGAAAAAGAATTAAATATTAATGGTTTAAAACCTAATAAAGGACATATGGCTTTAGTAGAACTTGAAAAAATGGGGATTTTAAAAGCTGTTATTACACAAAATATTGATGATTTACATCAAGTTTCTGGGAATAAAAATGTTTTAGAATTACATGGAAGTTTAAAGAGATGGTATTGTTTAGGTTGTGGAAGAACAGCAGATAGAAATTTTTCTTGTGAATGTGGTGGAATAGTTAGACCAGATGTAACATTGTATGGAGAAAATTTAAATCAGGCTATTGTTAATGAAGCTATTCATCAACTTGAACAAGCGGATACTTTAATAGTTGCAGGGACAAGTTTAACTGTTTATCCAGCTGCTTACTATTTAAGATATTTTAGAGGAAAGAATTTGGTTATTATAAATGATATGGATACTCAATATGATGGAAAAGCTTTATTAGTAATAAAAGATAATTTCTCTTATGTCATGGATAAAGCAGTTGAAGGATTAAAAAATTCCAATATGGAAAAACATTAA
- the cas7i gene encoding type I-B CRISPR-associated protein Cas7/Cst2/DevR — MKKNALTLTVVANMTSNYSEGLGNISSIQKIYRDRNVYAIRSRESLKNAIMVQSGMYEDLETETNGATQKKVDENLNATNCRALEGGYMNTKESTYVRNSSFYLTDAISTESFINETRFHNNLYLATNYANTHTDKNGKTLNVQKDAGEVGLMPYQYEYEKSLKVYSLTIDLEKIGKDPNFPDKEADNNEKFERVKSLLEAVENLSLVVKGNLDNAEPVFAIGGLSLRKTHYFENVVRVEEGALVLGEALKEKKEDGFNCALLKGDIFTNEVEIIKELQPISMREFFKSLIEDVKNYYGV, encoded by the coding sequence ATGAAAAAGAATGCATTAACATTAACTGTGGTGGCAAATATGACATCAAATTATTCAGAAGGTTTAGGAAATATTTCAAGTATACAAAAGATTTATAGAGATAGAAATGTGTATGCTATTCGTAGTCGTGAAAGTCTAAAAAATGCAATTATGGTACAAAGTGGAATGTATGAAGACTTAGAAACTGAAACTAATGGTGCTACACAAAAAAAGGTTGATGAAAACTTAAATGCAACAAACTGTCGTGCCTTAGAAGGTGGATATATGAATACGAAAGAAAGTACCTATGTTAGAAATAGTTCATTTTACTTAACAGATGCAATATCAACAGAAAGCTTTATAAATGAAACTCGTTTTCATAATAACCTATATTTAGCAACTAATTATGCAAATACTCATACAGATAAAAATGGAAAAACTCTAAATGTTCAAAAAGATGCAGGTGAAGTAGGTTTAATGCCTTATCAATATGAATATGAAAAATCTTTAAAGGTATATAGTTTAACAATAGATTTAGAAAAAATAGGAAAAGATCCTAATTTTCCTGATAAAGAGGCAGATAATAATGAAAAATTTGAGAGAGTAAAATCTCTTTTGGAAGCTGTTGAAAATCTAAGCTTGGTTGTAAAAGGAAATTTAGATAATGCAGAACCTGTTTTTGCTATTGGAGGTTTATCTTTAAGAAAAACTCACTATTTTGAAAATGTAGTTAGAGTTGAAGAAGGAGCATTAGTTTTAGGAGAAGCATTAAAGGAAAAGAAAGAAGATGGCTTTAATTGTGCCTTATTAAAAGGAGATATTTTTACAAATGAAGTAGAAATAATCAAAGAATTACAACCAATATCTATGAGAGAATTTTTTAAATCTTTAATTGAAGATGTAAAAAATTATTATGGAGTATAA
- the cas6 gene encoding CRISPR-associated endoribonuclease Cas6, with the protein MRFILSFELDTVKLPIEIRRTVISFFKKSLTEAHNSKYYPDFFTGTQIKDYSFSVIFPLDKYFREEIYLKKPEMKVVVSCSEKNNIGFLLVNVFLSQRNKKFPLPKDTCMILKDVRIIEEKIIRGEEAVFQTTIGGGVVVREHNKEENKDIYYSVGNERFEEVLNWLMKERFKRLGYPEDIFKDFSCELLDGRKIVVKHFDLKFPVTTGKFKVKAPKILLEEIYRTGMGSRLSQGFGLLEYLGGEIKDEV; encoded by the coding sequence ATGAGGTTTATTTTAAGTTTTGAATTAGATACTGTCAAGCTTCCAATAGAAATCAGAAGAACTGTTATAAGTTTCTTTAAGAAGTCTTTAACAGAAGCACATAATTCAAAATATTATCCAGACTTTTTTACAGGAACTCAAATAAAAGATTATTCATTTTCTGTAATTTTTCCTTTGGATAAATATTTTAGAGAAGAAATTTATTTAAAAAAGCCTGAAATGAAAGTTGTAGTATCTTGTTCAGAAAAAAATAATATAGGTTTCTTATTGGTAAATGTATTTTTATCACAAAGAAATAAAAAATTTCCTTTGCCTAAGGATACCTGTATGATTTTAAAAGATGTTAGGATAATTGAAGAAAAAATTATCAGGGGAGAGGAGGCTGTATTTCAAACTACAATAGGTGGAGGAGTTGTAGTAAGAGAACATAATAAAGAAGAAAACAAAGATATCTACTACTCAGTAGGGAATGAAAGATTTGAAGAAGTTTTAAATTGGCTAATGAAAGAAAGATTTAAAAGACTAGGATATCCTGAAGATATTTTTAAAGATTTTAGTTGTGAATTATTAGATGGAAGAAAAATAGTTGTTAAACATTTTGATTTAAAGTTTCCTGTGACAACTGGAAAATTTAAAGTAAAAGCACCAAAAATCTTGTTAGAAGAAATATATAGAACAGGTATGGGTAGTCGTTTATCACAAGGATTTGGACTTTTAGAGTATCTGGGTGGTGAGATTAAAGATGAAGTATGA
- a CDS encoding Abi family protein yields MSCSESHLSYEEQLNKFIGRGMFVKNKTKALERLKHISYYKIKQFSTFFMDNNGNYKQNTSFEAVIQNFYFDKNLRMEFLKCSEKIELSIKNKIAYLLGVKYGAFGYLNFSSWCDRGRPKQEIQNEELKFKKKIQKKMKLFSDNSIIKDFVRNNPAETYLSIWRLSEVLTFGEALYLFEMMSQKNKVSIAHNYNLKVDEFTSYVNNIKLVRNLCAHNISIIHLKLRTIPKINTDFSNILNRYDRIFSSILIIIYFIKNINPNYKFKTLYHIVCQLIKRNKVAKIYGIKNYKLLKKYIKG; encoded by the coding sequence ATGAGTTGTAGTGAGTCTCATTTAAGCTATGAAGAACAATTAAATAAATTCATAGGTAGAGGAATGTTTGTTAAAAATAAGACAAAGGCTCTTGAGAGATTAAAGCACATAAGCTATTATAAAATTAAGCAGTTCTCTACATTTTTTATGGATAATAATGGAAATTACAAGCAAAATACTTCTTTTGAAGCAGTAATACAAAACTTTTATTTTGATAAAAATTTAAGAATGGAATTTTTAAAATGTTCAGAAAAAATTGAATTATCAATAAAAAATAAAATTGCATATCTTTTAGGAGTTAAATATGGAGCATTTGGTTATTTAAATTTTTCAAGTTGGTGTGATAGGGGCAGACCTAAACAAGAAATTCAAAATGAAGAATTAAAGTTTAAAAAGAAAATTCAAAAGAAAATGAAATTATTTTCAGATAATTCTATTATTAAAGATTTTGTTAGAAACAATCCAGCTGAAACTTATTTAAGTATCTGGAGATTGTCAGAGGTATTAACTTTTGGAGAAGCATTATATCTTTTTGAAATGATGTCACAAAAAAATAAGGTATCTATTGCACATAATTATAATCTTAAAGTTGATGAATTCACTTCCTATGTAAACAATATAAAATTAGTTAGAAATTTATGTGCTCACAATATATCTATCATTCATCTAAAATTGAGAACAATTCCTAAAATAAATACTGATTTTTCAAATATATTAAATAGATATGATAGAATATTTAGTTCTATATTAATAATAATTTATTTCATAAAAAATATAAATCCTAATTATAAATTTAAAACACTATATCATATAGTATGTCAACTAATTAAAAGAAATAAAGTAGCTAAAATATATGGAATTAAAAATTATAAATTGTTAAAGAAATATATTAAAGGCTAA
- the cas5 gene encoding CRISPR-associated protein Cas5 produces MEALRIILKQSSANYRKAGTVDNKMTYPLPIPSTIIGALHNICGYTDYHSMDISIQGKFTSLSRRVYTDYCFLNSALDDRGNLVKVVDPNTFSGAFVKVASAKKSQGNSFKDRITIQVHNEELLQEYCSLKEKSKEIEELKNSEYKKKLEEFKVLKKEIADKKKKEDKKSETFKQLSEEEKKIKLDEEKYKEDFKKFEYENYTKPYSYFQNLVTSLKSYEVLNDIFLILHIKSDEKTLKDIEENIYNLQSLGRSEDFVEVVECKIIELQEFSRNIRVSKFSMYLKNKDVSDKKIIPLAVDQDHQAGGTKYYLDKNYRLEKNRRIFKKVPVVYSNFVGAKNSSENVKLDYLEILGQDKKQEILVNFL; encoded by the coding sequence ATGGAAGCCTTGAGAATTATCTTAAAACAAAGTTCTGCAAATTATAGAAAAGCAGGAACAGTTGACAATAAAATGACTTATCCTTTGCCTATACCCTCAACAATTATAGGAGCATTACACAATATTTGTGGATATACAGATTATCATTCTATGGATATAAGCATACAGGGAAAATTTACTTCATTATCAAGAAGAGTTTACACTGATTATTGCTTTTTAAATTCTGCCTTAGATGATAGAGGAAATCTTGTAAAGGTAGTAGATCCAAACACATTTTCAGGAGCATTTGTTAAGGTTGCATCAGCTAAAAAAAGTCAAGGAAATAGTTTTAAAGATAGAATAACTATTCAAGTTCATAATGAAGAATTATTGCAAGAATACTGTAGTTTAAAAGAGAAAAGTAAAGAAATAGAAGAACTAAAAAATAGTGAATATAAGAAAAAGTTAGAAGAATTTAAAGTTTTAAAAAAGGAAATAGCTGATAAAAAGAAAAAAGAAGATAAAAAATCAGAAACTTTTAAACAACTTTCAGAAGAAGAAAAGAAAATCAAGCTTGATGAAGAAAAATACAAGGAAGATTTTAAAAAATTTGAATATGAAAACTATACAAAACCATACAGCTATTTTCAAAACCTTGTTACTTCTTTAAAAAGCTATGAAGTTTTAAATGATATTTTTCTAATTTTACATATAAAATCTGATGAAAAAACTTTAAAAGATATAGAAGAAAATATTTATAACTTGCAATCATTAGGAAGAAGTGAAGATTTTGTTGAAGTTGTTGAATGTAAAATAATTGAGTTACAAGAGTTTTCAAGAAATATTAGAGTTTCAAAATTTTCTATGTATTTAAAAAATAAAGATGTGAGTGATAAAAAAATAATTCCTTTAGCAGTTGATCAAGATCATCAAGCAGGTGGAACAAAATATTACTTAGATAAAAATTATAGACTTGAAAAAAACAGAAGAATATTTAAAAAAGTTCCAGTTGTATATAGTAATTTTGTAGGAGCTAAAAATAGTAGTGAGAATGTAAAGCTGGATTATTTAGAAATATTGGGTCAAGACAAAAAACAAGAGATTTTGGTTAATTTTCTTTAA
- a CDS encoding ABC transporter ATP-binding protein: MINNEILFEVNGITKSYKEKGLFKKKIKKVLNDVSFSLKKGECLGIIGESGSGKSTLGRILIGLEKPDSGEIKLQDKDIHKEANQISRKELSIVFQDYFSSVNPRFKVADIIAEPLKLNTNLSSSDLRKELEKLIVDVGLKVEFLDRYAYELSGGQLQRVCIARAISTKPKFIMLDEAVSSLDISTQVEILNLLQELKNIIYFCNS; this comes from the coding sequence ATGATAAATAATGAAATTCTTTTTGAAGTTAATGGAATAACAAAATCATATAAAGAAAAAGGACTTTTTAAAAAGAAAATAAAAAAAGTTCTAAATGATGTTTCTTTTTCTTTAAAAAAAGGAGAATGTTTAGGAATAATTGGAGAAAGTGGAAGTGGAAAAAGTACACTTGGAAGGATTTTAATAGGACTTGAAAAACCAGATAGTGGTGAAATAAAACTTCAAGATAAAGATATTCATAAAGAAGCTAATCAAATTTCAAGAAAGGAATTGAGTATAGTTTTTCAAGATTATTTCTCTTCTGTTAATCCAAGATTTAAGGTTGCAGATATTATAGCTGAACCTTTAAAATTAAATACAAATTTATCTTCTAGTGATTTAAGAAAAGAACTTGAAAAATTGATAGTTGATGTAGGTTTAAAAGTTGAATTTTTAGATAGATATGCCTATGAACTAAGTGGAGGACAACTTCAAAGAGTTTGTATTGCAAGAGCAATTTCAACAAAACCTAAATTCATAATGCTTGATGAGGCAGTTAGTTCTCTTGATATTTCAACCCAAGTTGAAATTTTAAATCTTCTACAAGAGTTAAAAAATATCATATATTTTTGTAACTCATGA
- the cas8a1 gene encoding type I CRISPR-associated protein Cas8a1/Csx8 — MKYDIDKNEYGFDTAISASDWKYSAAITGLIYYFKKLEKKYEIKKITIHEITDSYLVYNKEDVNEESYLNFIERFYSEEALVHKKLENQLKHTKEFTPEIIKSIKENMSANTVLKKVFSKTKFDGTNKEEVLKLLDENRHSIIKETFRNKKDLYDNYCQTSRLLEKGDNSPCRLKGYYFDPNRKSKATGYNFASSSVDYFDDEIFDFIPFAFTGSPFETIFLNDNLDLEILENMNYKLREYFSEEKEEEIEKIKNFKQEKAIKEKKNEETEGNQNSVPLKKLFLNILQKKVDYIKYGMEIIYKNRDKEYFETWYLRNESIKVLKEIKDFSKLDIRIKITDKYYFNVLNEVFSSILNLSSLTNSILYLLKDRESFIRIDATRENLSKLFKYNYAINELIKVNQIIRNGGKEMDENLKKSIKACSIAVVKKFIKENSLNKLASYRQKLLSSVVAKNHKRILDVLTQLSVYSGVYFSFAFDYIENQTQNEDIIHYFILELDQSRLESKKNKENEDKE, encoded by the coding sequence ATGAAGTATGATATTGATAAGAATGAATACGGTTTTGATACTGCAATATCTGCTTCTGATTGGAAATATTCAGCAGCTATTACAGGATTAATCTATTATTTTAAAAAATTAGAAAAGAAATATGAAATTAAAAAAATAACTATTCATGAAATTACTGATAGTTACTTAGTATATAATAAAGAAGATGTCAATGAAGAGAGTTATTTAAATTTTATTGAAAGATTTTATTCAGAAGAAGCATTAGTACATAAAAAATTAGAAAATCAATTAAAGCACACAAAAGAATTTACTCCAGAAATTATAAAAAGCATAAAAGAAAATATGTCAGCAAACACAGTCTTAAAAAAAGTATTTTCAAAAACAAAATTTGATGGAACAAATAAAGAAGAAGTATTAAAACTACTTGATGAAAATAGACATTCAATTATAAAAGAAACTTTTAGAAATAAAAAGGATTTATATGATAATTATTGTCAAACAAGTAGGCTTTTAGAAAAAGGAGACAATAGTCCTTGTAGACTCAAAGGCTACTATTTTGACCCTAATAGAAAATCTAAGGCAACAGGTTATAACTTTGCTTCTAGTAGTGTAGATTACTTTGATGATGAAATTTTTGATTTTATCCCTTTTGCTTTTACAGGAAGCCCTTTTGAAACTATATTTTTAAATGACAATTTAGATTTAGAAATATTAGAAAATATGAATTATAAATTAAGAGAATATTTTTCTGAGGAAAAAGAAGAAGAAATTGAAAAGATAAAAAATTTTAAACAAGAAAAAGCAATTAAAGAGAAAAAAAATGAAGAAACAGAAGGAAATCAAAATTCTGTACCTTTAAAAAAACTATTTTTAAATATCCTACAAAAAAAAGTTGACTATATCAAATATGGAATGGAAATAATTTATAAGAATAGGGATAAAGAATATTTTGAAACTTGGTATTTAAGAAATGAAAGTATAAAAGTATTGAAAGAGATTAAAGATTTTTCAAAATTAGATATTAGAATAAAAATTACTGATAAATATTATTTTAATGTTCTTAATGAAGTCTTTTCAAGTATTTTAAATTTAAGTTCTTTAACAAATAGCATTCTATATTTATTAAAAGATAGAGAAAGCTTTATAAGAATAGATGCAACTAGGGAAAATCTAAGTAAACTTTTTAAATATAATTATGCTATTAATGAATTAATTAAAGTAAATCAAATAATAAGAAATGGGGGAAAAGAAATGGATGAAAATTTAAAAAAATCTATAAAGGCTTGTTCTATTGCAGTTGTGAAGAAATTTATAAAAGAGAATTCTTTAAATAAGTTAGCATCATATAGACAAAAATTATTGAGTTCAGTTGTTGCTAAAAATCATAAAAGAATTTTAGATGTTTTAACTCAATTATCAGTATACTCAGGAGTATATTTTAGCTTTGCTTTTGATTATATAGAAAATCAAACTCAAAATGAAGATATAATACATTATTTTATTTTAGAATTAGATCAAAGTAGATTAGAAAGTAAAAAAAATAAAGAAAATGAAGATAAAGAATAG
- the cas1b gene encoding type I-B CRISPR-associated endonuclease Cas1b, whose product MKRSFFLYSNGTLKRKDNTITFINEKDEKRDIPIEMVDDFYVMSEMNFNTKFINYISQFGIPIHFFNYYTFYTGSFYPREMNISGQLLVKQVEHYTNEQKRVEIAREFIEGASFNIYRNLRYYNGRGKDLKFYMDQIEELRKHLKEVNNVEELMGYEGNIRKIYYEAWNIIVNQEIDFEKRVKNPPDNMINSLISFINTLFYTKVLGEIYKTQLNPTVSYLHQPSTRRFSLSLDISEVFKPLIVDRLIFSLLNKNQITEKSFVKDFEYLRLKEDVSKLIVQEFEDRLKQIITHKDLNRKISYQYLVRLECYKLIKHLLGEKKYKSFQMWW is encoded by the coding sequence ATGAAAAGAAGTTTCTTTCTTTATAGTAATGGTACATTGAAAAGAAAAGATAATACTATAACATTTATAAATGAAAAAGATGAAAAAAGAGATATTCCTATTGAAATGGTAGATGATTTTTATGTTATGTCTGAAATGAATTTTAATACTAAATTTATTAACTACATATCACAATTTGGTATTCCAATACATTTTTTTAATTATTATACTTTTTACACAGGAAGTTTTTATCCAAGAGAAATGAATATTTCAGGACAACTTTTAGTAAAACAAGTTGAACATTACACAAATGAACAAAAAAGAGTTGAGATAGCTAGGGAATTTATAGAAGGTGCTTCATTTAATATCTATCGTAATTTAAGATACTATAATGGTAGAGGAAAAGATTTAAAATTCTATATGGATCAAATAGAAGAACTTAGAAAGCATTTAAAAGAAGTTAATAATGTTGAAGAATTAATGGGATATGAAGGAAACATTAGAAAAATTTATTACGAGGCTTGGAATATTATTGTAAATCAAGAAATAGATTTTGAAAAAAGAGTTAAAAATCCTCCTGATAATATGATTAATTCTTTAATCTCATTTATAAATACTCTTTTTTATACAAAGGTATTAGGAGAAATTTATAAGACACAACTAAATCCAACAGTTAGTTACTTACATCAACCTAGTACAAGAAGATTTTCCCTTTCACTTGATATTTCAGAAGTATTTAAACCACTGATAGTTGATAGATTGATTTTTTCATTATTAAATAAAAATCAAATTACAGAGAAAAGTTTTGTGAAAGATTTTGAATATTTAAGATTAAAAGAAGATGTCTCTAAACTTATTGTTCAAGAATTTGAAGATAGATTAAAACAAATAATAACTCATAAGGACTTAAATAGAAAAATATCTTATCAATATTTAGTGAGACTAGAATGTTACAAACTCATTAAACATTTATTAGGTGAAAAGAAATATAAATCTTTTCAAATGTGGTGGTGA
- the cas4 gene encoding CRISPR-associated protein Cas4 — translation MDKDITGLMVYYYEVCKRKLWYFVNEIQLEENNSNVILGKLLEENTYTRDEKKINIDGIINIDFIRSKKILHEIKKSNSIEPASLLQVQYYLYYLEKKGLIGLKGILDYPLLKQTVEVNLTDKDRENLDNIIIGIKEILRKESPPALEKNGICKKCAYFDLCFV, via the coding sequence ATGGATAAGGATATAACTGGATTGATGGTTTATTATTATGAAGTCTGTAAAAGAAAGTTATGGTATTTTGTAAATGAAATTCAACTTGAAGAAAATAATTCAAATGTTATTTTAGGAAAACTTTTAGAAGAAAATACTTATACCAGAGATGAGAAGAAAATTAATATAGATGGGATTATAAATATTGATTTTATTCGCTCAAAAAAGATATTGCACGAAATTAAGAAAAGTAATTCAATAGAGCCAGCTTCTTTGCTACAAGTCCAATATTATTTGTATTATTTAGAGAAAAAAGGATTAATTGGATTAAAAGGAATTTTGGATTATCCATTATTGAAGCAAACAGTTGAAGTTAATTTAACAGATAAAGACAGAGAAAATTTAGATAATATAATAATAGGAATAAAAGAAATTTTAAGGAAAGAAAGTCCTCCAGCATTAGAGAAAAATGGTATTTGTAAAAAATGTGCTTATTTTGATTTATGTTTTGTATAG